From a region of the Anomalospiza imberbis isolate Cuckoo-Finch-1a 21T00152 chromosome 3, ASM3175350v1, whole genome shotgun sequence genome:
- the BUB1 gene encoding mitotic checkpoint serine/threonine-protein kinase BUB1 — MAESPPSPGHFPPSLTRPFRCRNYEAQIRNYRGPDPLEPWDRYLQWAEGCLPLQEKQTRWPGLLEELVELFVSDKRYHQDPRFVSYCVKLAEFISSPCQYFEYLHGQGIGAKTSDFYLAWAQLLLKEGNVQGAAAVLQKGLLNQAQPRENLQQLHCSLQSYDPWNPPLQDTAVVHPLQTSHAANQMAPPKGVSSPNPCKTQGLDAADSQSCAAGKEVIYVTYVSKSEVVPKPPLGAAGWEQVPMYDKNLLLCEGSELSFEELRAKRYFRKYELLRRQQALEEEKKDSMRKKESAVLELQALQQKLDQLTQLSRSLEETKLEPAVEPYQRVVPPPVRPSTSHIPRNRMAPASGLDVPKGRALVPEQPQFQAPPATAPTLQPAKPLGNHIPATPPWEALEEKDPAGAQAEPGELQNSLLHPAFSAAPAQEQARPDPPPPRSAGELSPNKGSTGLTPAVNVKEASRVGNSSFAYGNASQATPNTSLGGAMGTTTPFKVQPSPTVHTKEALGVLMDMFQIPFLPEPSPLEDSEEQFEAFCRKSEPGGCLKNSIVVPATPAFAIFEDEEEKENGGIPRHRNKPEEPRTFGEHPLTDCAAQEETGTTEFLRDDYTVWNGPCTNKALAPSPDNTRDFAQAAQLMSTPFNYLAAPSQPPLENRACKENLPQMNLEFSGELRRQPKPKKLSPVLEHIPEQRGLHGNVLKQGTGIQGIAAAASQPLHEQTAQSRTGHSPCLGADRSSQEMLCGAGQDRTAWSGRPAVLVENPWDKELIGKFLSELPKPLHTFSNYFEWKSPLPFIKVKAELSLGSSSFHVDCLVGEGAFAQVYQASILDASNPQNNQKVIFKVQKPANPWEFYIATQLVERLSPSMRHLFIHFYSAHFFPNGSILVGELHNYGTLLNAVNIYKKLPEKVMPQALVIYFAVKILHMVEELHSCKIIHGDIKPDNFILGERFLDNNTCDIDGLCHGLTLIDLGQSIDMKLFPEGTAFTARCETSGFQCVEMLTNKPWNYQTDYFGIAATVYCLLFGTYMRLKDDNGVWKPEGTFRRLANAELWKEFFESLLNIPSCHNLPSLRVLRQKLKDLFCRSYAKEIKFLRNRLVVLLIEHKRSRK, encoded by the exons ATGGCAGAGTCTCCGCCGTCCCCGGGGCACTTCCCACCCTCCCTGACCCGGCCTTTTCGCTGCAGGAATTACGAGGCTCAGATCCGGAATTACCGGGGGCCCGACCCGCTGGAGCCGTGGGACAG GTACCTGCAGTGGGCAGAGGGATGTCTCCCCCTCCAAGAGAAGCAGACCCGCTggcctgggctcctggaggagctggtggAGCTGTTCGTGAGCGACAAGAGGTACCATCAGGACCCGCGGTTTGTGAGCTACTGTGTCAAGCTG GCAGAGTTCATCTCTTCCCCGTGCCAGTACTTTGAGTACCTGCACGGGCAGGGAATCGGAGCCAAGACCTCGGATTTCTACCTGGCctgggctcagctgctgctgaaggaggGCAAcgtgcagggagcagcagctgtgctccaAAAAGGGCTCCTCAACCAGGCCCAGCCTCGGGAgaacctgcagcagctccactg CTCCCTGCAGAGTTACGATCCTTGGAATCCTCCTTTGCAAG ATACTGCTGTTGTACACCCACTTCAGACTTCCCATGCTGCAAATCAAATGGCTCCTCCAAAAGGTGTTTCAAGTCCTAATCCCTGCAAAACTCAG GGTCTAGATGCTGCTGATTCTCaatcctgtgctgctggaaaagAAGT GATCTACGTCACCTACGTCTCCAAGTCCGAGGTTGTGCCAAAGCCACCGTTGGGCGCCGCTGGGTGGGAGCAGGTCCCGATGTACGACAAGAACCTGCTCCTGTGTGAGGGCTCCGAGCTCTCCTTCGAGGAGCTGAGGGCCAAGAGATACTTCAGGAAATATGAGCTCCTCAGGAGGCAGCAGGCACTGG aggaggagaagaaagattCCATGAGGAAAAAGGAGTCGGCAGTCCTGGAACTCCAAGCCCTGCAGCAGAAGCTGGACCAgctcacacagctctccagaagCCTGGAGGAAACGAAACTGGAACCAGCAGTTGAGCCATACCAGAGGGTG GTGCCCCCACCTGTGAGGCCCAGCACATCTCACATCCCAAGGAACAGGATGGCACCTGCTTCAGGGCTGGATGTGCCAAAGGGCCGAGCTCTTGTGCCTGAGCAGCCCCAATTCCAGGCACCACCAGCGACCGCTCCCACCCTGCAGCCAGCAAAGCCCCTTGGCAACCACATCCCAGCCACCCCCCCCTGGGAAgcactggaggagaaggacccagctggagctcaggcagagcctggggagCTCCAGAACAGTTTGCTGCACCCTGCCTtcagtgctgctccagctcaggaACAGGCTCGTCCCGACCCACCTCCGCCTCGGAGTGCAGGAGAACT GTCCCCTAACAAGGGATCCACTGGATTAACTCCTGCTGTGAATGTGAAGGAAG CCTCCAGAGTTGGGAATTCCTCCTTTGCCTATGGAAATGCTTCCCAAGCCACCCCCAACACCTCGCTGGGAGGAGCAATGGGAACGACAACGCCCTTCAAGGTGCAGCCATCACCCACAGTCCACACAAAGGAAGCCTTGG gtGTTCTCATGGATATGTTCCAAATACCGTTCTTGCCTGAGCCATCTCCCCTGGAAGACAGTGAGGAACAATTTGAAGCCTTTTGCAGAAAAAGTG AACCTGGTGGATGTTTGAAAAATAGCATTGTTGTCCCTGCCACTCCTGCATTTGCCATCtttgaggatgaggaggagaaggagaatgGCGG GATCCCACGGCACAGGAACAAACCAGAAGAGCCCAGAACTTTTGGAGAACATCCCTTGACTGACTGTGCAGCACAA GAAGAAACAGGGACCACGGAATTCCTGCGGGATGATTACACGGTGTGGAATGGCCCCTGCACCAACAAAGCCCTGGCTCCCAGTCCAGACAACACCAGGGATTTTGCCCAAGCTGCCCAGCTCATGTCCACACCCTTTAATTACCtggcagctccttcccagccccctTTGGAGAACAGAG CCTGTAAGGAAAACTTGCCCCAAATGAATTTGGAATTCTCTGGAGAACTGCGCAGGCAGCCAAAGCCCAAGAAGTTAAG CCCTGTTCTCGAACACATCCCAGAACAGAGAGGGCTTCATGGTAATGTCCTGAAACAAGGGACTGGAATCCAGGGAATTGCTGCAGCTGCTTCCCAACCACTGCATGAGCAGACAGCTCAAAGCAGAACTGGACATTCCCCCTGCCTTGGGGCAGATAGAAGTTCCCAGGAGATGCTCTGTggagctgggcaggacaggACAGCCTGGAGTGGGAGACCTGCAG TCCTTGTTGAGAACCCCTGGGACAAGGAATTGATTGGCAAATTCTTGTCGGAACTTCCGAAGCCgctccacaccttctccaactaCTTTGAGTGGAAATCTCCCCTTCCATTCATCAAAGTGAAGGCTGAACTCTCACTGG GTTCCAGCTCATTCCATGTGGACTGCTTGGTTGGAGAAGGAGCTTTTGCCCAAGTCTATCAAGCTTCCATCCTGGATGCCAGTAACCCTCAGAATAATCAGAAAGTGATATTCAAG GTCCAGAAACCTGCCAACCCCTGGGAGTTCTACATTGCAACCCAGCTGGTTGagaggctgagccccagcatgCGCCACCTCTTCATCCACTTCTATTCTGCCCACTTCTTCCCCAACGGCAGCATTTTGGTGGGGGAGCTCCACAACTACGGAACACTGCTC AATGCTGTCAACATTTACAAGAAGCTCCCAGAGAAGGTGATGCCTCAAGCACTTGTCATCTACTTTGCTGTCAAAATCCTTCACATGGTGGAGGAGTTGCACAGCTGCAAAATCATCCATGGGGACATCAAACCTGATAATTTCATCCTGGGAGAAAG GTTCCTGGACAACAACACGTGTGACATCGAtgggctgtgccatggcctgaCCCTCATTGACCTGGGCCAGAGCATCGACATGAAGCTCTTCCCTGAGGGAACAGCCTTCACTGCCAGGTGTGAAACATCTGGATTCCAGTGCGTGGAAATGCTGACCAACAAACCATGGAACTACCAG ACAGACTACTTTGGTATCGCAGCCACGGTGTACTGCCTACTCTTTGGGACCTACATGCGCCTCAAGGATGACAACGGGGTCTGGAAGCCTGAGGGAACCTTCAGGAG GCTTGCCAACGCTGAGCTGTGGAAAGAGTTCTTTGAGAGCTTgctgaacattcccagctgcCACAACCTGCCTTCCCTCAGAGTCCTGCGCCAGAAGCTCAAGGATTTATTTTGCAGGTCCTATGCTAAGGAAATCAAGTTCCTTCGGAACAGACTTGTTGTGTTGCTCATTGAGCACAAACGTTCACGGAAATAA
- the BCL2L11 gene encoding bcl-2-like protein 11 isoform X1: protein MAKQPPEVKARRDGEGGRLPAAEGPGPGAQLRPGAPAALPGAGPVSAAAAARGPPASPGPFATRSPLFIFVRRSPLLPRSSSGYFSFDAERSPAPLSCDKATQTPSPPCQALSHCLSAMASRWQSHSPAEEVQPEIWIAQELRRIGDEFNASYCPRRGFLDHQVGNPQVMILRLLHYIIRLIWRLQ from the exons ATGGCCAAGCAGCCCCCCGAGGTGAAAGCGCGACGCGACGGCGAGGGCGGGCGGCTGCCGGCGGCGgaggggccgggcccgggcgcGCAGCTGCGCCCCGGCGCTCCCGCCGCCctgcccggggccggcccggtgTCCGCGGCCGCCGCGGCGCGGGGCCCGCCCGCCAGCCCCGGCCCCTTCGCCACCCGCTCGCCGCTCTTCATCTTCGTGCGGAGGTCGCCGCTGCTGCCGCGCTCCTCCAGCGGGTACTTCTCCTTCGACGCCGAGCGCAGCCCCGCACCCCTGAGCTGCGACAAGGCCACGCAGACCCCCAGCCCGCCCTGCCAGGCGCTCAGCCACTGCCTCAGCGCCATGG CTTCCCGGTGGCAATCCCACTCTCCAGCTGAAGAGGTGCAGCCGGAAATCTGGATCGCGCAAGAGCTGCGGCGCATCGGGGACGAGTTCAATGCCTCCTATTGTCCACGCAGG GGCTTCTTGGATCACCAGGTGGGAAACCCCCAGGTCATGATCTTGCGCCTGCTGCATTACATCATTCGCCTCATCTGGAGGCTCCAGTGA
- the BCL2L11 gene encoding bcl-2-like protein 11 isoform X2, with amino-acid sequence MAKQPPEVKARRDGEGGRLPAAEGPGPGAQLRPGAPAALPGAGPVSAAAAARGPPASPGPFATRSPLFIFVRRSPLLPRSSSGYFSFDAERSPAPLSCDKATQTPSPPCQALSHCLSAMASRWQSHSPAEEVQPEIWIAQELRRIGDEFNASYCPRRVTFSSSPSISLKGKG; translated from the exons ATGGCCAAGCAGCCCCCCGAGGTGAAAGCGCGACGCGACGGCGAGGGCGGGCGGCTGCCGGCGGCGgaggggccgggcccgggcgcGCAGCTGCGCCCCGGCGCTCCCGCCGCCctgcccggggccggcccggtgTCCGCGGCCGCCGCGGCGCGGGGCCCGCCCGCCAGCCCCGGCCCCTTCGCCACCCGCTCGCCGCTCTTCATCTTCGTGCGGAGGTCGCCGCTGCTGCCGCGCTCCTCCAGCGGGTACTTCTCCTTCGACGCCGAGCGCAGCCCCGCACCCCTGAGCTGCGACAAGGCCACGCAGACCCCCAGCCCGCCCTGCCAGGCGCTCAGCCACTGCCTCAGCGCCATGG CTTCCCGGTGGCAATCCCACTCTCCAGCTGAAGAGGTGCAGCCGGAAATCTGGATCGCGCAAGAGCTGCGGCGCATCGGGGACGAGTTCAATGCCTCCTATTGTCCACGCAGGGTAACTTTCTCCTCTTCACCTTCCATTTCTCTCAAAGGGAAAGGCTGA